From the Streptococcus sp. 29887 genome, one window contains:
- a CDS encoding DUF1836 domain-containing protein: MKHSLPYWHELPDLDLYLDQVLLYVNQVVNSQESLEQKSLYSMKINSSLENEADDRTGVHQGKLTTDNVDIRRVLTAAMINNYVKHKQLEKPVKKKYQKQQVARLIALTILKNVFSIQEISQTLHLLLQTNSSETLYNHFVDCMRNEENEETPDIIRYACQSVKLYYKTRQLTVELERKFHES, from the coding sequence ATGAAACATTCCCTCCCCTACTGGCATGAATTACCTGATTTGGACCTCTATTTAGACCAAGTTCTGCTCTATGTTAATCAAGTAGTCAATTCTCAGGAAAGCCTTGAACAGAAAAGTTTATACTCAATGAAAATCAACAGTAGCCTAGAAAACGAAGCCGATGATAGAACTGGGGTTCATCAAGGCAAGTTGACAACGGATAATGTTGATATTCGAAGAGTATTAACGGCTGCCATGATCAATAACTATGTCAAACACAAGCAGCTCGAAAAACCTGTTAAGAAAAAATACCAGAAGCAGCAAGTGGCGCGCTTGATTGCCCTCACTATCTTAAAAAATGTCTTTTCCATTCAAGAAATCAGTCAGACCTTACATCTTCTTCTCCAGACAAACAGTTCTGAAACACTATACAATCATTTTGTTGACTGTATGCGAAACGAGGAAAATGAAGAAACACCTGACATCATTCGCTACGCTTGTCAATCCGTCAAACTCTACTACAAAACCCGTCAACTCACTGTTGAATTAGAAAGGAAATTTCATGAATCCTAG
- a CDS encoding tyrosine-type recombinase/integrase — protein MILNQNINQIKTFGELIEHWFSTWSTTVKPNTVNRERVVLNRLSEMLPNDILLDVMTPLMIRNSLEEYRAKYNASHSPMQHIKSTLNKIFDYGVLHSVVPYSPSRVIKLYASISDKKERKEAKFLTEAEVQVLFIELNKRRNKNYFDLAIFLVGSGCRIGEASALRETDFDFDKQSVEISKSLQSHNLKVEDFYDDSTKTTAGERTILLPDFVIEAIQRVSIRNKDFQTHITTHPSEAFWENDYLFKTEYGLPITSQSFRAILTRINKDLRKNCEARYGFKWNKNVVPHSFRHIHTSALRNNNDVPLKEIQLRVGHVEVETTNGSTHLEVGTQEKSVQAITTYFNKLDFAQ, from the coding sequence ATGATATTGAATCAAAATATAAATCAAATAAAAACTTTCGGAGAATTAATCGAACATTGGTTTTCAACTTGGTCTACAACAGTCAAACCTAACACAGTTAATCGTGAAAGAGTGGTATTAAACAGACTTTCCGAGATGCTTCCTAATGACATACTTCTAGATGTCATGACACCTCTTATGATAAGAAATAGTTTAGAAGAATATCGAGCTAAATATAATGCTAGTCATTCACCCATGCAACATATTAAATCAACATTAAATAAAATTTTTGATTACGGAGTGTTGCATTCAGTTGTTCCTTATTCACCATCTAGAGTGATTAAGCTTTATGCTTCAATTTCAGATAAGAAAGAACGTAAAGAAGCAAAGTTTTTGACAGAAGCAGAAGTGCAAGTTCTATTTATAGAACTAAATAAGCGAAGGAATAAAAATTACTTTGATTTAGCAATTTTTCTAGTAGGTTCAGGTTGTCGAATTGGTGAAGCCTCCGCGTTGCGTGAAACAGATTTTGATTTTGATAAACAAAGTGTTGAAATTTCAAAGTCACTTCAATCTCATAACTTGAAAGTTGAAGATTTTTATGATGATTCAACAAAAACTACAGCTGGTGAGCGGACAATCTTGCTACCAGATTTTGTTATAGAGGCAATTCAACGAGTTTCCATTCGTAATAAAGATTTTCAAACACATATAACAACCCATCCATCAGAGGCATTTTGGGAGAATGATTATCTTTTTAAGACGGAGTACGGTTTACCAATCACCTCACAAAGTTTTCGAGCGATACTGACACGAATCAATAAAGATTTACGAAAAAACTGCGAAGCTCGGTATGGTTTTAAATGGAATAAAAACGTGGTTCCACATAGTTTTCGTCATATTCACACTTCAGCTTTGAGAAATAATAATGATGTACCATTAAAAGAAATTCAATTAAGAGTTGGACACGTTGAAGTCGAGACAACTAATGGATCTACACATCTTGAAGTTGGGACTCAGGAAAAATCAGTTCAAGCAATCACAACTTATTTTAATAAGCTTGATTTTGCCCAATAA
- the trhA gene encoding PAQR family membrane homeostasis protein TrhA, producing MNPSLKLSLKLSFGEEVANSVTHAVGALLMLILLPITAIHSFQDYNVTAVVGMSIFVISLFLMFLSSSIYHSMPYASTHKYILRIIDHSMIYIAIAGSYTPVALSLVGGWLGYLIVGLQWGLTIFGILYKIFAKKINEKFSLFLYLFMGWLVVFILPAILQKTGMVFGILMLAGGLSYTIGALFYAKKKPYFHMIWHLFILLASALQYMAIVYFML from the coding sequence ATGAATCCTAGTTTGAAATTAAGTCTAAAACTTTCATTTGGTGAAGAAGTCGCAAATAGTGTCACACATGCAGTTGGGGCCTTGCTTATGCTGATTTTACTCCCTATTACTGCTATTCATTCTTTTCAAGATTATAATGTGACAGCGGTAGTCGGCATGTCCATCTTTGTTATTAGCCTCTTCCTCATGTTCCTATCCTCTTCCATCTACCACTCCATGCCCTATGCTTCTACTCACAAGTACATCCTGAGGATTATCGACCATAGCATGATTTACATTGCCATCGCTGGGAGCTACACACCTGTTGCCCTTTCCTTGGTCGGTGGTTGGTTGGGGTATCTAATTGTTGGTCTACAATGGGGATTAACTATTTTTGGTATTCTATACAAAATATTTGCCAAAAAAATCAATGAGAAATTCAGCCTCTTTCTCTATCTCTTTATGGGCTGGTTAGTTGTCTTTATCCTGCCTGCAATTCTGCAAAAGACTGGAATGGTGTTCGGCATTCTTATGCTGGCTGGCGGCTTATCCTACACTATCGGCGCCCTCTTTTATGCTAAGAAAAAACCATATTTCCATATGATTTGGCATCTCTTTATCCTACTGGCTTCCGCACTACAATATATGGCCATTGTCTATTTTATGCTATAA
- the ylqF gene encoding ribosome biogenesis GTPase YlqF, which translates to MAIIQWFPGHMSKARRQVQENIKHVDFVTILVDARLPLSSQNPMLTKIVGDKPKLMILNKVDLADPVRTKEWQSYFEEQGIRTLAINSKEQATVKKVTDAAKSLMKDKIERLRERGIQKETLRTMIIGIPNAGKSTLMNRLAGKKIAVVGNKPGVTKGQQWLKSNKDLEILDTPGILWPKFEDQEVGLKLALTGAIKDQLLPMDEVTIFGLDYFKANYPERLEERFKGIDLEQETPELIMDWTKKLGFRDDYDRFYNLFVKDVRDGRLGTYTLDRVSDLDGND; encoded by the coding sequence ATGGCAATTATTCAATGGTTTCCGGGCCACATGTCCAAGGCTCGTCGACAGGTACAGGAGAACATCAAGCACGTTGATTTCGTGACCATTTTGGTCGATGCCCGCCTGCCCCTATCCAGCCAAAACCCCATGCTGACCAAGATTGTTGGCGACAAGCCCAAGCTCATGATTCTCAACAAGGTCGATTTGGCTGACCCCGTTCGTACCAAAGAATGGCAGAGCTACTTTGAAGAACAGGGCATCCGTACCCTTGCCATCAACTCAAAAGAGCAAGCGACGGTGAAAAAGGTGACCGACGCAGCAAAGAGTTTGATGAAAGACAAGATTGAACGCCTCCGCGAAAGAGGGATTCAAAAGGAGACCTTGCGAACCATGATTATCGGTATTCCAAACGCTGGAAAATCCACCCTCATGAATCGTTTGGCTGGGAAGAAGATTGCCGTTGTCGGCAACAAACCAGGTGTAACCAAAGGCCAACAGTGGCTTAAATCTAACAAGGACCTTGAAATCCTTGATACGCCAGGAATTCTTTGGCCTAAGTTTGAGGACCAAGAAGTCGGGCTCAAATTGGCTCTGACAGGAGCTATCAAGGACCAACTCTTGCCTATGGATGAAGTGACCATTTTTGGTCTGGACTATTTCAAGGCAAACTATCCAGAACGCCTAGAAGAGCGATTCAAGGGCATAGATTTGGAGCAGGAAACGCCTGAACTCATCATGGACTGGACCAAGAAATTGGGCTTCCGTGATGATTATGACCGTTTTTATAATCTCTTTGTCAAGGACGTTCGAGATGGTCGTTTAGGCACTTATACATTAGACAGGGTGAGTGACTTAGATGGCAACGATTAA
- a CDS encoding ribonuclease HII: protein MATIKELTALLAQVDSLDSPVWADLAQDERAGVQAAIKKRRKELEKEAAEDARLEAMLSYEKALYENGVEFIAGIDEVGRGPLAGPVVAAAVILPKGCKIRYLNDSKKIPKSKHEAIYQEVLERAVAVGVGIKDAAVIDQVNIYEATKLAMLEALGKLSQKPDHLLIDAMKLDTPISQTSIIKGDANSLSIAAASIVAKVTRDKMMAGYDREFSGYGFAKNAGYGTAEHLDGLNKIGITPIHRKTFEPIKSMLAGGESS, encoded by the coding sequence ATGGCAACGATTAAGGAATTGACTGCTCTGCTGGCCCAGGTAGACAGTCTGGACAGTCCAGTCTGGGCGGACTTAGCTCAGGATGAGCGAGCAGGGGTTCAGGCTGCCATAAAGAAACGCCGTAAGGAGCTGGAAAAAGAAGCAGCAGAAGATGCCCGCTTAGAAGCTATGCTATCTTACGAAAAAGCCCTTTATGAAAATGGGGTGGAGTTCATCGCTGGTATCGACGAAGTCGGCCGGGGGCCTCTAGCAGGTCCTGTGGTGGCAGCGGCGGTCATCTTGCCCAAGGGCTGTAAAATCCGATACCTCAACGACTCCAAGAAAATCCCTAAGTCCAAGCACGAAGCAATCTACCAAGAGGTCCTGGAGCGAGCAGTGGCAGTCGGTGTTGGAATAAAAGATGCAGCTGTCATCGATCAGGTCAACATCTACGAGGCGACCAAGTTAGCCATGTTGGAGGCTTTGGGGAAATTAAGCCAGAAACCTGACCACCTGCTCATCGATGCCATGAAGCTGGATACGCCTATTTCGCAAACTTCCATCATCAAGGGAGATGCCAATAGCCTGTCTATCGCAGCAGCCTCAATCGTTGCCAAGGTGACGCGGGACAAGATGATGGCGGGCTATGACAGGGAGTTTTCAGGCTACGGCTTTGCCAAGAATGCAGGTTATGGCACGGCGGAGCATCTGGACGGCTTGAACAAGATAGGAATTACGCCCATTCACCGTAAGACCTTTGAGCCTATTAAGTCAATGCTAGCAGGAGGGGAATCGTCGTGA
- a CDS encoding YdcF family protein — protein sequence MTVFFWLLLASFGLFALLYFWERRSIFISLFALNILVWALAWVVSTGILETNEILRVLAIALAMLLALALLSGPFVLLITLYLNGFRILKREGVRFHNFLSLGLAIGLTFYLFIAPSVASTLSAISFFNMVFVYVGFLVSYAIIISMLYTTSSFVNFVNLFPGKLDYVVVLGAGLIGDQVTPLLASRIDKGIAVYQKHPGSKLIMSGGQGPDEIITEGQAMANYAMEQGIPAEDIIIENQSTNTEENLKFSYALMKPGSRFALVTNYYHVFRALLLARQLKIKCIGYGAKTKFYFSLNAFIREFVGYVVMSRKAHLVFLSIVSVLYLLGMIISLM from the coding sequence GTGACGGTCTTTTTCTGGCTTTTACTAGCTTCCTTTGGATTATTTGCCCTTCTTTATTTCTGGGAGCGACGGTCGATTTTTATCTCCCTATTTGCCTTGAACATCCTTGTCTGGGCTTTGGCCTGGGTCGTGTCAACAGGTATTTTAGAAACCAATGAAATCTTGCGGGTCTTGGCAATCGCTCTGGCAATGTTATTGGCTCTAGCTTTGTTAAGTGGTCCATTTGTCTTGTTGATTACCCTCTATCTGAACGGTTTTCGGATTTTGAAGCGAGAGGGTGTCCGTTTTCATAACTTTTTATCGTTAGGATTGGCTATCGGCTTAACTTTTTATCTCTTTATCGCGCCGTCTGTAGCAAGCACCCTTTCTGCTATCAGCTTTTTCAATATGGTGTTTGTCTATGTTGGATTTTTAGTGTCCTATGCCATTATCATCAGCATGCTTTATACGACATCTAGCTTTGTCAACTTTGTCAATCTTTTCCCTGGAAAACTTGATTATGTGGTGGTCTTGGGAGCAGGCTTGATTGGCGACCAGGTGACACCACTTTTGGCTTCGCGGATTGATAAAGGCATAGCGGTCTACCAGAAACATCCTGGCAGCAAGCTCATCATGTCAGGCGGACAAGGTCCTGATGAAATCATAACAGAAGGACAGGCTATGGCAAATTATGCTATGGAACAGGGTATCCCTGCGGAAGATATCATTATTGAAAACCAATCGACCAATACAGAAGAAAATTTGAAATTCTCCTATGCCTTGATGAAACCAGGCAGTCGATTTGCCCTTGTAACCAATTACTATCACGTTTTCAGAGCTCTGCTATTGGCCCGACAATTGAAAATCAAGTGTATCGGCTATGGCGCCAAAACCAAATTTTACTTTAGCCTTAATGCCTTCATTCGTGAATTTGTAGGTTATGTGGTCATGAGCCGAAAGGCGCATTTGGTCTTTTTGAGCATCGTGTCAGTCCTTTATCTGCTTGGTATGATCATCAGTTTAATGTAG